Proteins from one Acidobacteriota bacterium genomic window:
- the rodA gene encoding rod shape-determining protein RodA: MSRFQVVKGIDLPLILSIMATLAIGVVLIYSATAERGIPYYRDQLVWIGIGLSLMIILLFFDYHLLLLLSPYFYLLGVIALAILLPFGRRISGARSWIAFGPLRFQPSEFMKMVFILLLAYIYSQDEGRYLSLSRLIRGGVVLLVPFVLIALEPDLGTALTYLPIFLGMSFIAGLKPKVVAVIAGVIIISLILGWFFVLKDYQKERIITFLHPEAYPRSSGYQILQARIAVGSGGLLGKGLRAGSQSQLKFVPSQHTDFIFSLLGEEFGFLGVLGVMGLYLVILLRLLSIARLAYDPAGSLIVSGVLFLFLFHFLVNVGMVIGLMPVTGIPLPFLSYGGSSVVSSLAGIGLALNVKIRRFAY; this comes from the coding sequence ATGAGCCGCTTCCAAGTTGTAAAGGGGATTGATCTTCCTTTGATACTTTCCATTATGGCGACGCTCGCGATCGGAGTGGTCCTTATCTATAGCGCTACTGCAGAGAGAGGGATCCCCTACTATCGAGATCAGCTCGTATGGATTGGAATTGGCCTTTCCCTTATGATAATCCTCCTCTTTTTCGATTATCACCTTCTCCTTCTTCTTTCCCCCTATTTTTATCTTTTAGGGGTGATCGCCCTCGCCATACTTCTCCCTTTTGGACGGCGGATATCAGGCGCAAGGAGCTGGATTGCTTTCGGTCCCTTAAGGTTTCAGCCATCTGAGTTTATGAAGATGGTGTTCATCCTCCTTCTTGCCTATATCTACTCCCAGGACGAAGGACGTTATCTCTCTCTTTCCCGCCTTATCAGGGGAGGAGTAGTCCTTCTTGTCCCCTTTGTCCTTATCGCTCTTGAGCCCGATTTGGGTACCGCTCTCACCTATCTCCCCATATTCCTCGGGATGAGTTTTATTGCTGGGCTTAAGCCGAAGGTAGTAGCGGTAATAGCCGGTGTCATCATCATCTCCCTTATATTGGGTTGGTTCTTTGTCCTCAAGGATTATCAGAAGGAGAGGATCATCACCTTCCTTCATCCCGAAGCCTATCCTCGCTCTTCCGGATATCAGATACTCCAGGCGCGGATCGCCGTTGGCTCGGGTGGCCTTCTCGGGAAGGGGCTTCGTGCCGGCTCACAGTCTCAACTCAAATTCGTCCCCTCTCAGCATACCGATTTCATCTTCTCCCTCCTGGGGGAGGAGTTCGGCTTCTTAGGGGTGCTCGGGGTGATGGGGCTTTATCTCGTCATCCTCCTTCGGCTCCTTTCCATTGCCCGCCTTGCCTACGATCCGGCAGGTTCTTTGATCGTATCGGGTGTTTTGTTCCTTTTCTTATTCCATTTTCTGGTCAATGTAGGGATGGTTATTGGTCTGATGCCGGTTACCGGAATCCCCCTACCCTTTCTGAGCTACGGTGGCTCTTCGGTGGTGAGTTCTCTGGCTGGCATTGGCCTCGCTCTAAATGTTAAAATAAGAAGGTTTGCTTATTAG
- a CDS encoding TIGR03960 family B12-binding radical SAM protein, protein MEERVLFELLSEVRKPLRYAGGEWNQAAKKRAEVRFLLAFPDAYEIGMSHLGLRILYHLINALPYACCERVFAPLPDMEEALRKRELPLFSLESRSPLSSFDIIGFSLEYELNYTNLLLMLDLARIPLFSSERSQGDPLIIAGGPSLFNPEPIAPFIDLMVIGDGEEVVLELIEKYRELKREGAKRKEMIEALGKIEGIYVPSFYEVVEDEKTGFLIPKPARAGVPERVRKRTVYELDRFPFPTRLIVPYAEIVHDRVAIEIARGCSRGCRFCQASYIYHPERERSWQKVKEEAISALVETGYDELSLSSLSPGDYSQLHRLLPSLMAELEKKRISLSLSSIRASALTGDVASLIERVRRTGFTIAPEAGSERLRRVINKGLSEEEILEAVRVAFSRGWRMIKTYFMIGLPTERDEDVAGIVELTRKMLKAGGRGEINVSVSSFIPKPHTPFQWLPMEEVKRLKEKQAFLRKELSPLRVRFKWHNVRMSFLEGVLSRGDRRLAEVIFRAYQRGARFDGWTDKLNYDAWLSSFSEVGVDPEFFLYRKIGREGMLPWEVIDTGVSRSFLEEELEFALKGKESIRCHPSRCKRCSVCPPEFRDRPFLKGKKQEKVILKKDETGKNEGEESPRYYYRASFEKRDLLRFLSHLELMRTILRTFRRADIPLAFSQGFHPLPLISFGPALPVGFEGWEEFLDFVATSELSPEEVKKRLNGSSPPGIRFLKIIRLSRKPASLSSIINLARYLLYLNDPLVRRFLPELSLSDHREHIARFLERKEVILSRERKGKKREIDARPLVRRVEVDEEGRLLFELRLTEKGSLRPEELLSLIYGGSYPSLLGVRERLSILVKERELSPFEVM, encoded by the coding sequence ATGGAAGAAAGGGTTTTGTTCGAGCTTCTTTCAGAGGTAAGAAAACCCCTTCGCTACGCTGGTGGGGAGTGGAACCAGGCAGCGAAGAAGAGGGCGGAGGTGCGTTTCCTCTTAGCATTCCCTGATGCCTATGAGATCGGTATGTCCCATCTGGGGCTCCGCATCCTCTACCACCTTATAAACGCTCTTCCCTATGCCTGTTGTGAACGGGTTTTTGCCCCTCTTCCCGATATGGAGGAGGCACTTAGAAAGAGAGAGCTCCCCCTTTTTTCTTTAGAGAGCAGGTCTCCTCTTTCCTCCTTCGATATTATCGGTTTTTCCTTGGAATACGAGCTTAATTACACCAATCTACTCCTTATGCTTGATCTTGCCCGCATCCCGCTCTTCTCCTCAGAGCGCTCCCAGGGCGATCCCCTCATCATCGCTGGTGGTCCTTCCCTCTTTAACCCGGAGCCGATCGCCCCTTTCATCGACCTTATGGTGATTGGAGACGGGGAGGAGGTGGTTCTCGAGCTCATCGAGAAGTACCGAGAGCTCAAGAGGGAAGGGGCGAAGAGAAAGGAGATGATCGAAGCGCTGGGGAAGATCGAGGGCATATATGTCCCTTCCTTCTATGAGGTTGTGGAGGATGAAAAAACCGGTTTCCTTATTCCAAAGCCAGCGCGGGCTGGGGTGCCTGAGCGGGTAAGGAAAAGGACGGTATATGAACTTGATCGCTTCCCTTTCCCAACCAGGCTGATCGTTCCCTATGCGGAGATCGTCCATGACCGGGTGGCGATAGAGATCGCTCGGGGCTGCTCCCGGGGGTGTCGTTTTTGTCAGGCGAGCTATATCTACCATCCAGAGAGGGAAAGAAGCTGGCAGAAGGTGAAGGAGGAAGCCATCTCCGCTCTCGTTGAGACCGGGTACGATGAGCTTTCCTTATCCTCCTTGAGTCCCGGGGATTATTCCCAGCTTCATCGTCTTCTTCCCTCACTTATGGCTGAGCTCGAGAAGAAGAGGATATCCCTCTCCCTTTCTTCGATCCGGGCAAGCGCCTTAACCGGCGATGTCGCCTCCTTGATAGAACGGGTTAGGCGAACCGGCTTTACCATCGCTCCGGAGGCGGGTAGTGAACGGCTCCGTCGGGTGATAAACAAGGGGCTTTCCGAAGAGGAGATCCTCGAAGCGGTGCGGGTTGCCTTCTCCCGGGGCTGGCGGATGATAAAAACCTACTTTATGATCGGGCTTCCCACCGAGAGGGATGAGGATGTCGCCGGGATAGTTGAACTCACCCGGAAGATGCTTAAGGCAGGAGGAAGGGGAGAGATCAATGTAAGCGTCTCCTCCTTTATCCCCAAACCACATACCCCGTTTCAGTGGTTGCCGATGGAGGAGGTGAAAAGGCTTAAGGAGAAGCAAGCATTTTTAAGAAAGGAGCTTTCCCCACTTCGTGTTCGTTTCAAATGGCACAATGTACGGATGAGCTTCCTCGAGGGGGTTCTCTCCCGGGGAGATAGGAGATTGGCTGAGGTGATCTTTCGGGCGTATCAACGGGGCGCCCGGTTCGATGGGTGGACGGATAAATTGAATTACGATGCCTGGCTTTCTTCTTTTTCTGAGGTTGGGGTAGATCCTGAGTTTTTCCTTTATCGGAAGATAGGAAGGGAAGGGATGCTCCCCTGGGAGGTGATAGATACCGGCGTCTCTCGCTCTTTCCTCGAGGAGGAGCTCGAGTTCGCCCTTAAAGGGAAGGAGAGCATCCGCTGTCATCCTTCCCGCTGTAAGCGTTGTTCCGTTTGCCCTCCGGAGTTTAGGGATAGACCCTTTTTGAAGGGAAAGAAGCAGGAGAAAGTGATATTGAAGAAGGATGAAACGGGGAAGAATGAAGGAGAAGAGAGCCCTCGCTACTATTATCGGGCGAGCTTTGAGAAGAGGGATCTTCTTCGGTTTCTCTCCCATTTAGAGCTTATGCGGACAATCCTCCGCACCTTTAGGCGAGCGGATATCCCCCTCGCTTTTAGCCAGGGATTTCATCCTCTCCCCTTAATCTCCTTTGGACCCGCCCTCCCGGTGGGGTTTGAGGGATGGGAGGAGTTCCTCGACTTTGTTGCTACCAGCGAGCTTTCCCCGGAGGAGGTCAAGAAGAGGTTGAATGGCTCTTCTCCCCCTGGTATCCGCTTTCTTAAGATAATTCGGCTGTCAAGAAAGCCCGCTTCCCTTTCCTCGATAATCAATTTAGCCCGTTATCTCCTCTATCTCAACGATCCCTTGGTAAGGAGGTTTCTCCCGGAGCTCTCCCTGTCCGATCATCGAGAGCATATCGCTCGTTTTCTGGAAAGGAAGGAGGTTATCCTTTCCCGGGAGAGAAAGGGTAAAAAGCGAGAGATAGACGCTCGTCCCTTGGTGAGACGGGTTGAGGTCGATGAGGAGGGGAGGCTTCTCTTTGAACTCAGGCTCACGGAGAAAGGGAGCCTTCGTCCGGAGGAGCTTCTTTCCCTTATTTACGGAGGTTCTTATCCCTCCCTTCTCGGGGTAAGGGAGCGGTTGTCGATATTGGTTAAAGAGAGAGAACTTTCACCATTCGAGGTAATGTGA
- a CDS encoding Rne/Rng family ribonuclease: MTKEIIVNSSPFMTRVAILEDGELSEILVEDKEKKSIVGNIYKGRVNRVLPGMRSAFVDIGLAKDAFLYVTDVTESLADYDFEEAIEGGNKRKRRSSRYRSPSIDELLKPGQEILVQVAKEPLGTKGARITAYLTLAGKYLVLMPAIDHLGVSRKVKSAEERSRLRKLLSRIKKRGVGLIVRTAGEGKELSDFKPDFKYLLHTWEEIKKRADKAKPPALLYEEPDVFLKVLRDIFSPEFSALIVDTEEDYQRAVEFLEQFQPQLLPKVKLYIREKPIFEELGVEPQIEKALENRVWLKSGGYIVINETEALVAIDVNTGKYVGRTDLEDTVFRTNLEAAREVARQLRLRDLGGIIVVDFIDMEKRAHQQELLRLLEAELSRDRSQSRLLPLKEFGLVAITRKRVKESLGQLLCQPCPHCKGLGRIKAINLICHQILTDLAKLKGRLSGDTIIIRAHPSVISYLKERKEKVLSPMEKELEAVLLLKEDPLLHEEQFDILPTRSGARFI; encoded by the coding sequence ATGACTAAGGAGATCATAGTCAATTCCTCCCCCTTTATGACCCGGGTGGCTATCCTCGAGGATGGGGAGCTATCCGAGATCCTGGTGGAGGACAAGGAGAAAAAGAGTATTGTGGGTAATATCTACAAAGGGAGGGTAAACCGGGTTCTTCCCGGGATGAGGTCTGCCTTTGTGGATATAGGTCTTGCTAAGGATGCCTTCCTCTATGTCACCGATGTAACCGAAAGCCTCGCCGACTACGATTTCGAAGAGGCAATAGAGGGAGGAAATAAGAGGAAGAGGCGCTCTTCACGCTATCGTTCCCCATCGATAGATGAGCTTTTGAAACCGGGGCAGGAGATCCTGGTACAGGTAGCCAAGGAACCGCTTGGCACCAAGGGGGCGCGAATAACCGCTTATCTCACCCTTGCCGGGAAGTATTTGGTGCTTATGCCAGCGATAGACCATTTAGGGGTCTCGAGGAAGGTAAAGTCGGCTGAGGAGCGGAGCAGATTGCGGAAGCTCCTTTCCCGGATAAAGAAGCGAGGGGTAGGTCTCATTGTGAGGACTGCTGGAGAGGGGAAGGAGCTCTCCGATTTCAAGCCCGATTTCAAATACCTTCTCCACACTTGGGAGGAAATAAAAAAGAGGGCGGATAAGGCAAAACCTCCTGCCCTCCTCTATGAGGAACCGGATGTCTTCCTTAAGGTATTACGGGATATCTTTTCTCCTGAGTTTTCCGCCCTTATCGTGGATACTGAGGAGGATTACCAGCGAGCGGTTGAGTTCCTCGAGCAGTTCCAACCACAGCTTTTACCTAAGGTTAAGCTGTATATCCGGGAGAAGCCGATATTCGAGGAGCTTGGGGTGGAACCACAGATTGAAAAGGCGCTTGAGAACCGGGTGTGGCTTAAATCCGGTGGCTACATCGTGATAAATGAAACCGAGGCATTGGTGGCGATCGATGTAAATACGGGGAAGTATGTAGGGCGAACTGATCTTGAAGATACCGTGTTCCGCACCAACCTCGAGGCGGCACGGGAGGTGGCGCGTCAGCTACGCCTCCGCGACCTTGGGGGGATAATAGTGGTTGATTTCATCGATATGGAGAAGCGAGCGCATCAGCAGGAGCTCCTCCGTCTGCTGGAAGCTGAGCTTTCTCGGGACCGCTCTCAAAGCAGGCTTCTTCCCCTAAAGGAATTTGGATTGGTGGCGATCACCAGAAAAAGGGTTAAGGAGAGTTTGGGGCAGCTTCTTTGCCAACCCTGCCCTCATTGTAAGGGGCTAGGAAGGATCAAGGCGATCAACCTCATCTGTCATCAGATACTGACTGACCTTGCCAAGCTCAAGGGGCGCCTTTCCGGCGATACCATTATCATCCGAGCGCATCCAAGCGTTATCTCCTATTTGAAGGAAAGGAAGGAGAAGGTCCTTTCCCCTATGGAGAAAGAGCTTGAAGCGGTCCTCCTCTTAAAGGAGGATCCCCTCCTTCACGAGGAGCAGTTTGACATTCTTCCCACGAGGAGTGGGGCGAGGTTCATTTGA
- a CDS encoding asparaginase — MGNDTTCFPLVSVFRGNLVESRHFGIISVVDSKGKELYRMGDSSRVVYLRSSAKPFQLLPLVEAGLDRRFSFTDKELAIMAASHSGQEFHVKTVMGILKKIGLEADSLLCGTHYPYDPETSARIKRGEFPLTSLHNCCSGKHAGMLARAVANGYSLSNYIKPEHPIQVENRRTLAEIIGVSPDDIEIGIDGCGVPTFALPLKLAALAYARLADPSFLPQPRAEALSRIARAMQEHPEMVGGTHGRLDTELMKVAFPKVVAKVGAEAFYGIGLLPGVLPGEEKGVGIAFKIEDGAWKRAVPPVAVELLHQLGVLSEGEFKKLSSFHHPPVKNNRGEVVGEVRPSFDISKFKLS; from the coding sequence ATGGGCAATGATACTACCTGTTTCCCATTGGTTTCTGTTTTTCGGGGTAATCTTGTGGAATCACGCCATTTCGGCATCATAAGTGTCGTTGATTCGAAAGGGAAAGAGCTTTACCGAATGGGCGATTCCTCGCGGGTTGTTTACCTCCGCTCGTCGGCGAAGCCATTTCAGCTCCTCCCCTTAGTTGAGGCGGGGCTTGATAGGAGATTCTCCTTTACCGATAAGGAGCTTGCGATTATGGCTGCCTCTCACAGTGGGCAGGAGTTTCACGTGAAAACAGTGATGGGAATCCTCAAAAAGATTGGGCTCGAGGCGGATTCTCTTCTTTGCGGTACCCATTATCCTTACGATCCGGAGACGAGCGCTCGGATAAAGCGAGGGGAGTTTCCCCTTACTTCATTACATAACTGTTGTTCTGGAAAGCACGCAGGGATGCTCGCTCGAGCGGTGGCAAATGGTTATTCCCTCTCCAACTACATAAAGCCAGAGCATCCGATACAGGTGGAGAACCGACGCACTTTAGCCGAGATCATCGGAGTATCCCCGGATGATATAGAGATAGGGATAGATGGTTGTGGTGTTCCCACCTTTGCTCTTCCCCTTAAGCTCGCTGCCCTCGCCTATGCTCGTCTTGCTGATCCCTCCTTCCTTCCTCAGCCACGGGCTGAGGCGCTTTCCCGGATCGCCCGGGCAATGCAGGAACATCCGGAGATGGTCGGAGGGACCCACGGAAGGCTGGATACCGAGCTTATGAAGGTAGCTTTCCCCAAGGTGGTGGCAAAGGTAGGGGCAGAGGCGTTTTACGGGATCGGGCTTCTTCCCGGTGTTCTTCCCGGTGAGGAGAAAGGGGTCGGTATTGCCTTCAAGATAGAGGACGGAGCCTGGAAGAGAGCAGTCCCACCAGTGGCGGTGGAATTGCTTCATCAACTGGGGGTTCTCTCAGAGGGCGAATTTAAGAAGCTCTCCTCCTTCCATCACCCACCGGTCAAGAACAACCGGGGTGAAGTGGTGGGAGAGGTCCGTCCCTCCTTCGATATCTCCAAGTTTAAGCTTTCTTAG
- the waaC gene encoding lipopolysaccharide heptosyltransferase I, with translation MNPKRILIVRLSALGDIIHTLPVLPPLRKRFPEAELFWLVEERFSPILQGNPYLSGIIAVDTKKARRSPLFGIKELFALKKRLSSLAFDIAIDFQGLVKSAMFALLSGARLRLGYEKGDLREPFARFFYHKRRNSLTTERHIVDKHLGLLSLLGIEEIDEVTFPILLSQKEEEKGERFLKKAGGRFIVLNPAGGWENKRYPPEGLAKAGDIIAKETGIPIFISYGPGERSLALEVKERMKEEAELLPETGIRELTAIIKRANLVVSADTGPLHLAAALSVPTVGIYGPTDPLRNGPYCDGITLYKKIACSPCYKRKCHPLPPPCISAISPYEVAEAGLTLLNRTKKA, from the coding sequence ATGAACCCCAAAAGGATCCTCATCGTGAGGCTTAGTGCCCTGGGCGACATCATCCATACCCTGCCCGTCCTTCCTCCACTCAGAAAAAGGTTTCCTGAAGCAGAGCTGTTCTGGCTGGTAGAGGAAAGGTTCTCTCCCATCCTTCAAGGGAATCCATATCTTTCCGGAATAATCGCCGTTGATACCAAGAAGGCGCGCCGTTCCCCCCTCTTTGGAATAAAGGAACTCTTCGCCTTGAAGAAAAGGCTATCTTCGCTTGCCTTCGATATCGCCATCGACTTCCAGGGCTTGGTAAAATCGGCGATGTTCGCCCTCCTCTCTGGGGCAAGGCTTCGCTTGGGCTATGAAAAGGGGGACTTGAGGGAGCCCTTTGCCCGTTTTTTCTATCACAAAAGGAGAAACTCCCTCACCACTGAGCGGCACATTGTGGATAAACACTTGGGGCTCCTTTCCCTCCTCGGGATAGAGGAGATAGATGAGGTAACCTTTCCCATCCTTCTTTCCCAAAAAGAGGAAGAAAAGGGGGAGCGCTTCCTGAAAAAGGCTGGGGGAAGGTTCATCGTCCTAAACCCGGCTGGTGGCTGGGAGAATAAACGTTATCCCCCGGAGGGGCTGGCTAAAGCTGGGGATATTATAGCAAAAGAGACGGGAATACCCATTTTCATCTCCTACGGACCCGGGGAACGGTCCCTCGCTCTTGAGGTGAAGGAAAGGATGAAGGAGGAGGCAGAACTTCTTCCCGAAACTGGCATAAGGGAGCTTACCGCTATCATCAAACGGGCAAACCTCGTTGTTTCCGCCGATACCGGACCCCTCCACTTGGCAGCCGCCCTCTCCGTTCCCACGGTGGGGATCTACGGTCCTACCGATCCCTTACGGAATGGACCTTATTGTGATGGGATTACCCTCTACAAGAAAATAGCCTGTAGCCCTTGCTATAAAAGAAAATGCCACCCTCTACCACCCCCCTGTATCTCCGCCATCTCTCCTTACGAGGTGGCAGAGGCGGGGTTAACCCTCTTAAACAGGACTAAGAAAGCTTAA
- a CDS encoding adenylyltransferase/cytidyltransferase family protein — MRSRGISGDKLVERDRLKEIVAELKKKGKRIVLANGCFDLIHIGHIRYLKGAKAEGDILIVALNSDDSVRKLKGPPRPILTASERAEILSAFPFIDYIVIFDELTVSSLLLELKPDVHAKGTDYTVETVPEREIVKSYGGKTAIVGDPKLHSTSELIARIRDRVRK, encoded by the coding sequence ATGCGGTCAAGAGGGATCTCCGGTGATAAGCTGGTGGAAAGGGATAGGCTCAAGGAGATCGTAGCCGAGCTCAAGAAGAAAGGGAAGAGGATCGTCCTTGCAAATGGTTGCTTCGACCTCATCCACATCGGACACATCCGCTACCTCAAGGGGGCGAAGGCGGAGGGGGATATCCTCATCGTCGCCTTAAACTCAGACGATTCCGTTAGGAAGCTAAAGGGACCCCCTCGACCAATACTTACCGCCTCTGAACGGGCGGAGATACTCAGTGCCTTCCCTTTCATCGACTACATCGTGATCTTCGACGAACTGACCGTCTCCTCCCTTCTTCTCGAGCTCAAGCCCGATGTCCACGCCAAGGGGACCGACTATACGGTAGAAACCGTCCCGGAACGGGAGATAGTGAAAAGCTACGGGGGAAAGACTGCTATTGTTGGCGATCCCAAGCTTCACTCCACATCTGAGCTCATCGCCCGAATAAGAGACCGGGTAAGAAAATGA
- a CDS encoding bifunctional hydroxymethylpyrimidine kinase/phosphomethylpyrimidine kinase, which translates to MIMEKRKLRERLLRIINRFPEKRVIVVGDLIADEFVETMTERISREAPVLILRHLASRIAPGGGGNAASNIASLEGKAIPIGVVGEDEAGEKIISSFWERGMETTGIITEPRYQTPLKTRILAGGIHTAKQQVLRIDKWRPLPDSSGLRDRIAERLLTKIEEADAVLISDYGLGILNPSFFPLIREETRKKKIPLTLDSRYNLLQYPGATAVTPNEPEAEGALGMRLENDDDRALEAGEKLLDLLPGTEAVLLTRGSKGMILFERGKKPAKIEIYGTEEIADVTGAGDTVIATFTLALASRASFYEAARLANYAGGIVVMKRGTATVSREELIDAVKRDLR; encoded by the coding sequence ATGATAATGGAAAAAAGGAAGTTAAGAGAACGCCTTCTTCGGATAATAAACCGATTTCCGGAAAAAAGGGTGATCGTGGTAGGAGACTTGATCGCTGATGAGTTCGTGGAAACGATGACCGAGCGTATCTCCCGGGAGGCACCGGTACTCATCCTCCGCCATCTCGCATCGCGCATCGCCCCCGGGGGTGGAGGGAATGCGGCATCGAATATCGCCTCTTTGGAGGGAAAGGCCATACCCATAGGGGTGGTGGGAGAGGATGAAGCGGGGGAAAAGATCATCTCTTCTTTTTGGGAACGGGGGATGGAGACGACCGGCATCATAACTGAGCCTCGCTATCAAACACCGCTTAAAACCCGCATCTTAGCGGGTGGCATCCATACCGCAAAGCAACAGGTACTGAGGATAGATAAGTGGAGACCACTTCCCGATTCCTCCGGGTTGAGGGATCGGATAGCGGAACGACTCCTCACCAAAATAGAGGAGGCGGATGCGGTCCTTATATCCGACTATGGCTTGGGTATCCTCAACCCATCGTTCTTTCCCCTGATAAGAGAGGAAACTCGAAAGAAAAAGATACCTCTCACCCTTGACTCCCGCTACAACCTTTTGCAATACCCTGGAGCCACTGCGGTCACCCCGAACGAGCCCGAGGCAGAGGGGGCGCTTGGGATGAGGCTGGAAAACGACGATGACCGAGCACTCGAGGCGGGAGAGAAGCTCCTTGACCTTCTTCCGGGAACCGAGGCGGTGCTGCTCACTCGGGGAAGCAAGGGGATGATCCTCTTCGAACGGGGGAAGAAACCGGCGAAGATAGAGATCTACGGGACCGAGGAGATAGCTGATGTCACCGGTGCCGGTGATACCGTCATCGCCACCTTTACCTTAGCCTTGGCTTCCCGGGCGAGCTTCTACGAGGCAGCAAGACTCGCCAATTACGCCGGGGGTATCGTGGTGATGAAGCGAGGAACAGCCACCGTCAGCCGTGAGGAGTTGATCGATGCGGTCAAGAGGGATCTCCGGTGA
- the gmhB gene encoding D-glycero-beta-D-manno-heptose 1,7-bisphosphate 7-phosphatase has translation MGENKAVFLDRDGTINEEVGFIDDPEKLKLIPKAGEALKKLKDAGFLLVVVTNQSGIARGYITEEKLKEVHKRLRKLLSSYGVVLDGIYYCPHHPEGLPPYRENCPCRKPAPGMILKAKEELGINISSSFVVGDKPEDIELGKKLGMKTVLVLTGFGKGSRKKLEDKGILPDFVAEDVGEAVEFILGRRE, from the coding sequence ATGGGCGAAAATAAAGCGGTATTCTTGGATCGAGACGGAACGATAAACGAAGAGGTTGGCTTCATCGACGATCCGGAAAAACTAAAGCTCATCCCCAAAGCAGGGGAAGCGCTCAAGAAGCTTAAGGACGCCGGTTTTCTCCTCGTGGTGGTAACCAACCAATCAGGAATCGCCCGAGGCTACATCACCGAGGAGAAACTGAAGGAGGTCCATAAAAGATTGAGAAAACTCCTTTCTTCCTACGGGGTAGTGCTCGATGGTATCTATTACTGCCCCCATCACCCGGAAGGACTACCCCCTTACCGGGAGAATTGCCCCTGTAGAAAACCAGCGCCGGGGATGATTCTGAAGGCGAAAGAGGAGCTTGGGATCAATATCAGCTCGTCGTTTGTGGTGGGAGACAAACCGGAGGATATCGAATTGGGAAAGAAGCTGGGGATGAAAACGGTCCTCGTCCTCACCGGCTTCGGAAAGGGATCGAGGAAGAAACTCGAGGATAAAGGGATCCTCCCTGACTTCGTGGCAGAGGATGTAGGAGAAGCGGTGGAATTTATTCTGGGGAGAAGGGAATGA
- the waaF gene encoding lipopolysaccharide heptosyltransferase II, whose translation MPHNPIDRERVKRLLIRGTNWIGDAVITLPAIAAIRRNFPSAHISILVRPWVADIFRGSPLVDEVIIFDKRGEDKGISGLFSVIKRVRRKEFDLAILLQNAFEAALITFLAGIPERWGYATDGRSWLLTRAVPLSEGIKRKHQVYYYLELLSSLGLETGPPEFHLAPSDEGRKKAEALLSSSGVDFSHPLVGISPGATYGSAKRWYPERFSAVAERLIREFQAEIIIFGGEGEREIAHKVVKNIKGKATDISGMTDLSTLIGALSLLDLLITNDSGPMHLASALSIPVVAIFGPTDPATTSPFGDIHKVVRVPVPCSPCLLRHCPKDHRCMKLITAEMVFAEAAKKLEMKESYGRK comes from the coding sequence ATGCCTCATAACCCTATAGATAGAGAGCGGGTGAAGAGACTCCTCATTCGGGGGACCAACTGGATAGGGGACGCCGTCATCACCCTTCCCGCTATCGCCGCCATCAGAAGGAACTTCCCTTCTGCCCATATATCGATCCTGGTTCGCCCCTGGGTCGCCGATATCTTCCGGGGCTCCCCATTGGTCGACGAGGTAATAATCTTCGATAAAAGGGGAGAGGATAAAGGAATATCGGGGCTCTTCTCAGTGATAAAGCGGGTGAGGAGAAAGGAGTTCGACCTTGCCATTCTCCTCCAGAACGCCTTCGAGGCGGCGCTCATCACCTTCCTCGCTGGCATTCCCGAACGCTGGGGCTACGCAACTGACGGAAGAAGTTGGCTCCTTACCCGGGCTGTCCCCCTAAGTGAGGGGATAAAGAGGAAGCATCAAGTCTATTATTATCTCGAGCTTTTGTCTTCGCTTGGGTTGGAGACAGGACCTCCAGAGTTCCACCTCGCCCCATCGGACGAAGGGAGGAAGAAGGCTGAAGCCCTCCTCTCCTCTTCTGGGGTCGATTTTTCCCATCCCCTGGTGGGGATAAGTCCTGGTGCTACCTATGGTTCCGCCAAGAGATGGTATCCGGAACGGTTTTCTGCTGTTGCTGAAAGACTGATAAGGGAGTTCCAGGCGGAGATCATCATCTTCGGCGGAGAAGGGGAGCGGGAGATCGCTCATAAGGTAGTGAAAAACATCAAAGGGAAAGCGACCGATATCTCCGGTATGACCGATCTTTCCACGCTCATCGGCGCTCTATCACTTCTCGATCTTCTAATAACCAATGACAGCGGTCCGATGCACCTCGCCTCCGCTCTCTCCATACCCGTGGTCGCCATATTCGGACCCACCGACCCTGCCACTACCTCTCCCTTCGGCGACATCCACAAGGTAGTGCGGGTTCCAGTCCCCTGCAGTCCCTGTCTCCTCAGGCATTGCCCTAAAGATCATAGATGTATGAAGCTCATTACTGCGGAGATGGTGTTTGCCGAAGCGGCGAAAAAACTTGAGATGAAGGAGAGTTATGGGCGAAAATAA